The Miscanthus floridulus cultivar M001 chromosome 17, ASM1932011v1, whole genome shotgun sequence genome has a window encoding:
- the LOC136518090 gene encoding gibberellin 2-beta-dioxygenase 3-like isoform X2, protein MVVLAKPPPALDQISLLRSPQPGDAASFFGVPAVDLSRPGAALAVVDACERFGFFKVVNHGVPTGVVDRLEAEAVRFFASPQAEKDACGPANPLGYGNKRIGRNGDMGWLEYLLLAVDAGGHASSVSKASPVPSSLLRDAVNQYVTAVRGVATSVLEAVAEGLVLAPRDALSGMVTDAASDQVFRINHYPACPLPQRLPDACGVTGFGEHTDPQLVSVLRSNGTAGLQVALHDDGRWVPVPPDRDAFFVIVGDSLQVLTNGRLKSVRHRVVTNSLKPRVSMIYFAGPAPGQRMAPLPQLLGHGEQSLYRDFTWGDYKKAAYRSRLGDNRLDPFRIQ, encoded by the exons ATGGTCGTCCTCGCGAAGCCGCCGCCGGCGCTCGACCAAATCTCCCTGCTTCGATCCCCGCAGCCCGGGGACGCCGCGTCCTTCTTCGGCGTGCCGGCCGTCGACTTGTCCCGCCCCGGCGCGGCTCTGGCCGTGGTGGACGCGTGCGAGCGGTTCGGCTTCTTCAAGGTCGTCAACCACGGTGTGCCAACGGGCGTCGTGGACCGGCTGGAGGCCGAGGCCGTCAGGTTCTTCGCGTCGCCGCAGGCGGAGAAGGACGCGTGCGGCCCCGCCAATCCGCTCGGGTACGGGAACAAGCGCATCGGGCGCAATGGCGACATGGGGTGGCTCGAGTACCTCCTCCTCGCCGTCGACGCCGGCGGCCACGCCAGCTCGGTGTCCAAGGCCTCCCCTGTCCCGTCATCCTTGCTGCG GGACGCGGTAAACCAGTACGTCACCGCCGTGCGAGGCGTGGCGACGTCGGTGCTCGAGGCGGTGGCGGAGGGGCTCGTCCTGGCCCCGAGGGACGCGCTGAGCGGCATGGTGACGGACGCGGCGAGCGATCAGGTGTTCCGGATCAACCACTACCCGGCGTGCCCGCTGCCGCAGCGCCTGCCGGACGCGTGCGGCGTCACCGGCTTCGGCGAGCACACGGACCCGCAGCTGGTGTCCGTGCTGCGCTCCAACGGCACGGCCGGCCTGCAGGTCGCGCTCCACGACGACGGGCGGTGGGTGCCCGTGCCGCCCGACCGCGACGCCTTCTTCGTCATCGTCGGCGACTCGCTGCAG GTGCTGACGAATGGGAGGCTGAAAAGTGTGCGGCACCGGGTGGTGACCAACAGCCTGAAGCCGCGGGTGTCCATGATCTACTTCGCGGGACCGGCGCCGGGGCAGCGGATGGCGCCATTGCCGCAGCTGCTGGGGCACGGCGAGCAGAGCCTGTACAGGGACTTCACATGGGGCGACTACAAGAAGGCTGCCTACCGATCGCGCCTCGGAGACAACCGCCTGGACCCCTTCCGCATCCAGTGA
- the LOC136518090 gene encoding gibberellin 2-beta-dioxygenase 3-like isoform X1: MVVLAKPPPALDQISLLRSPQPGDAASFFGVPAVDLSRPGAALAVVDACERFGFFKVVNHGVPTGVVDRLEAEAVRFFASPQAEKDACGPANPLGYGNKRIGRNGDMGWLEYLLLAVDAGGHASSVSKASPVPSSLLRDAVNQYVTAVRGVATSVLEAVAEGLVLAPRDALSGMVTDAASDQVFRINHYPACPLPQRLPDACGVTGFGEHTDPQLVSVLRSNGTAGLQVALHDDGRWVPVPPDRDAFFVIVGDSLQVTVVPHGMHGWVVVVRNARTPAAGNGLTDACVRGATGADEWEAEKCAAPGGDQQPEAAGVHDLLRGTGAGAADGAIAAAAGARRAEPVQGLHMGRLQEGCLPIAPRRQPPGPLPHPVIVTHTAGERWLVRARRCFCHRPQQLCSIGL, from the exons ATGGTCGTCCTCGCGAAGCCGCCGCCGGCGCTCGACCAAATCTCCCTGCTTCGATCCCCGCAGCCCGGGGACGCCGCGTCCTTCTTCGGCGTGCCGGCCGTCGACTTGTCCCGCCCCGGCGCGGCTCTGGCCGTGGTGGACGCGTGCGAGCGGTTCGGCTTCTTCAAGGTCGTCAACCACGGTGTGCCAACGGGCGTCGTGGACCGGCTGGAGGCCGAGGCCGTCAGGTTCTTCGCGTCGCCGCAGGCGGAGAAGGACGCGTGCGGCCCCGCCAATCCGCTCGGGTACGGGAACAAGCGCATCGGGCGCAATGGCGACATGGGGTGGCTCGAGTACCTCCTCCTCGCCGTCGACGCCGGCGGCCACGCCAGCTCGGTGTCCAAGGCCTCCCCTGTCCCGTCATCCTTGCTGCG GGACGCGGTAAACCAGTACGTCACCGCCGTGCGAGGCGTGGCGACGTCGGTGCTCGAGGCGGTGGCGGAGGGGCTCGTCCTGGCCCCGAGGGACGCGCTGAGCGGCATGGTGACGGACGCGGCGAGCGATCAGGTGTTCCGGATCAACCACTACCCGGCGTGCCCGCTGCCGCAGCGCCTGCCGGACGCGTGCGGCGTCACCGGCTTCGGCGAGCACACGGACCCGCAGCTGGTGTCCGTGCTGCGCTCCAACGGCACGGCCGGCCTGCAGGTCGCGCTCCACGACGACGGGCGGTGGGTGCCCGTGCCGCCCGACCGCGACGCCTTCTTCGTCATCGTCGGCGACTCGCTGCAGGTAACCGTAGTACCTCATGGCATGCATGGGTGGGTCGTCGTCGTACGCAACGCACGCACGCCGGCCGCAGGCAATGGATTGACCGATGCATGTGTACGTGGTGCGACAGGTGCTGACGAATGGGAGGCTGAAAAGTGTGCGGCACCGGGTGGTGACCAACAGCCTGAAGCCGCGGGTGTCCATGATCTACTTCGCGGGACCGGCGCCGGGGCAGCGGATGGCGCCATTGCCGCAGCTGCTGGGGCACGGCGAGCAGAGCCTGTACAGGGACTTCACATGGGGCGACTACAAGAAGGCTGCCTACCGATCGCGCCTCGGAGACAACCGCCTGGACCCCTTCCGCATCCAGTGATAGTCACCCACACCGCTGGCGAGAGATGGTTGGTTCGTGCACGCAGATGCTTCTGCCATCGACCCCAACAGCTCTGCTCGATCGGGCTCTAG
- the LOC136514786 gene encoding interactor of constitutive active ROPs 1-like yields MMMLGHTANGKKSSKFEDSDSRMSRPRAVSELPQRPAQRLKAAAAAGTEASGGTPRRALGVRVTAAPRSPLQEKKPDTASGGGAGAGTRVADLEAKLGRAHGQLQGMREQLAAAEKARKDARAALVEAKKRLAAKKKDDLAGTAPVEHDGGKELASSAPKASAGVEERDDEEKSYVAVAPRESVNNEGPVFEGNKTSDGEEASNVVDDDDDGNNNKKVSPEVEMLRAKLMAKDMEVYELRAKLMVIDTEVDDLRAKVVAKSTELDELKAALMASNELVDKLTANLLVKDAEIAALEADNADLTKMAEDAAEAAKSTAARARETEHALRESAAREARLAERLRASEHARDALEAEAQRSRLQSEQWRKAAEEAAAVLAGSGGAVDNGGYDKRRHWSGSACAGGGGGSDSKAVAKDDDEDGASGKRKAGGAMRALSDLWKKKAQK; encoded by the exons ATGATGATGCTAGGACACACGGCCAATGGCAAGAAGAGCAGCAAGTTCGAGGACTCGGACAGTCGCATGTCCAGGCCCAG GGCCGTGTCCGAGCTGCCGCAGCGTCCAGCACAGCgcctgaaggcggcggcggcggcgggcacggAGGCAAGCGGCGGCACGCCGCGCCGCGCTCTCGGCGTGCGGGTGACGGCTGCGCCGCGCAGCCCGTTGCAGGAG AAGAAGCCCGACACTGctagtggtggtggtgccggCGCGGGGACGCGGGTGGCGGACCTGGAGGCGAAGCTGGGGAGGGCGCACGGCCAGCTCCAGGGGATGCGGGAGCAGCTCGCGGCGGCCGAGAAGGCCAGGAAGGACGCGCGGGCAGCGCTCGTGGAGGCCAAGAAGCGCTTGGCCGCAAAGAAGAAGGACGATCTCGCGGGTACGGCGCCGGTCGAGCACGATGGCGGCAAGGAGCTAGCGTCGTCAGCACCCAAAGCTTCTGCTGGTGTCGAGGAGCGTGACGACGAGGAGAAAAGCTATGTGGCGGTAGCGCCGAGAGAGTCGGTGAACAACGAGGGCCCGGTGTTCGAGGGCAACAAGACTAGTGATGGGGAGGAGGCGAGCAATGTCgttgacgatgacgacgatggcaacaacaacaagaagGTAAGCCCGGAGGTCGAGATGCTGAGGGCGAAGCTGATGGCGAAGGACATGGAGGTCTACGAGCTCAGGGCGAAGCTGATGGTGATAGACACGGAGGTTGACGATCTGAGGGCCAAAGTGGTGGCCAAGAGCACGGAGCTCGACGAGCTGAAGGCGGCGCTGATGGCGAGCAACGAGCTGGTCGACAAGCTAACGGCGAATCTGCTGGTCAAAGACGCGGAGATCGCGGCTCTCGAAGCCGACAACGCCGACCTCACCAAGATGGCCGAAGACGCCGCCGAGGCCGCGAAGTCGACGGCGGCGAGGGCGAGGGAGACCGAGCACGCGCTGAGGGAGAGCGCGGCGCGGGAGGCCCGGCTCGCCGAGCGGCTGCGGGCTTCGGAGCACGCCCGGGACGCGCTGGAGGCCGAGGCGCAGCGCTCGCGCTTGCAGAGCGAGCAGTGGCGCAAGGCGGCCGAGGAGGCTGCCGCGGTGCTAgcaggcagcggcggcgccgTGGATAACGGCGGGTACGACAAACGGCGCCACTGGTCTGGCTCGGCCTgcgccggtggtggtggtgggagtgACAGCAAGGCGGTGGCCAAGGACGACGACGAAGACGGAGCCAGTGGCAAGCGCAAGGCTGGCGGCGCCATGCGGGCGCTCAGCGACCTGTGGAAGAAGAAGGCGCAGAAGTGA